In bacterium 336/3, the following proteins share a genomic window:
- a CDS encoding flavin oxidoreductase: MQKRFTKEGIAELETLYRRNLMNTLIGFKNANLIGTKNSQGQTNLAVFNSFVHLGANPPHIAFVMRPTTVERHTYDNIRETGFYTINHIQTSIVKQAHQTSAKYPKEVSEFEACGLEEEYKNDFFAPYLTGANIQIGLKFVEEIYIKTNDVYLMIGEVQEFYIQEDCIRPDGFIDLAKAQTAVISGLDAYYKATEIARYSYARPNQEIQSIF; encoded by the coding sequence ATGCAAAAACGTTTTACCAAAGAAGGAATAGCTGAATTAGAAACACTCTATCGCAGAAATTTAATGAATACACTGATTGGTTTTAAAAATGCCAATCTGATAGGTACTAAAAATTCGCAGGGACAAACAAATCTAGCTGTATTTAATTCTTTTGTACACTTAGGAGCAAATCCGCCCCATATTGCCTTTGTGATGCGACCAACCACCGTAGAAAGACATACCTACGATAACATTCGTGAAACAGGTTTTTATACCATCAATCATATTCAAACGAGTATTGTAAAACAGGCTCATCAGACTTCAGCCAAATACCCCAAAGAAGTATCTGAGTTTGAGGCTTGTGGATTGGAAGAGGAATATAAAAATGACTTTTTTGCACCTTACTTAACAGGGGCAAACATTCAAATTGGGTTGAAATTTGTGGAAGAGATTTACATTAAAACCAATGATGTATATCTGATGATAGGCGAAGTACAGGAGTTTTATATTCAGGAAGATTGCATCCGTCCTGATGGTTTTATAGACCTTGCCAAAGCCCAAACGGCTGTAATTAGCGGATTGGATGCTTATTACAAAGCTACTGAAATAGCCCGATACAGTTATGCAAGACCTAATCAGGAAATTCAGAGTATTTTTTAG
- a CDS encoding cyclic nucleotide-binding protein, producing MEIFDFLKSFHPISSNDFSLLNNHFKTKSFKKGDILVMPEQIQKELHFVKKGVQMSYFDTEHKSHVIAFTYSPSLCAIPDSFLFQKPSKHALICLSDSEFESISFTKVQEALDASHSIERLFRKLTEQLLVGVINRHVELLSLSIEERFKTFCTRSPHLLQIVPHKYIASYLNIDATNFSKLFNSVKF from the coding sequence ATGGAAATTTTTGATTTTTTAAAATCTTTTCACCCCATTAGTTCAAATGACTTTTCTTTATTGAACAACCATTTCAAAACCAAATCGTTCAAAAAGGGAGATATATTGGTAATGCCTGAACAGATTCAGAAAGAACTTCATTTTGTAAAAAAAGGTGTTCAAATGTCTTATTTTGATACTGAGCATAAAAGCCATGTAATTGCTTTTACCTACTCTCCCAGTTTGTGTGCTATTCCTGATTCATTTTTATTTCAAAAACCTTCAAAACACGCTTTGATATGTTTATCTGATAGTGAATTTGAAAGTATCAGCTTTACCAAAGTTCAAGAAGCCTTAGATGCTTCTCATTCTATTGAAAGACTTTTCAGGAAACTGACAGAACAGTTATTAGTAGGTGTTATCAATCGACATGTTGAATTACTTTCATTATCTATAGAGGAAAGATTTAAGACATTTTGTACAAGGAGTCCTCATTTATTACAAATTGTTCCTCACAAATATATTGCTTCATATCTCAATATTGATGCTACCAATTTTAGTAAACTTTTCAATTCTGTTAAGTTTTAA
- a CDS encoding ATP-binding protein, whose product MKNLEIVLSTKGIYKYFYEPVKFKALDDVSFQAYRGEFLTLVGKSGSGKSTLLYCLSTMDTRYEGELYILGENVTGKKTDYLAEIRNHHIGFVFQFHYLLPEFTCLKNVMIPALKLGNRSYEEVEEKAYQKLEILGLKDQALKPASKLSGGQQQRVSIARALINDPQLIMCDEPTGNLDSKNTQIVFDIFKQLSQEFNQTIIAVTHDNDFAKASDRTIELADGKIISHHKDFEVPQIE is encoded by the coding sequence ATGAAAAATTTAGAGATAGTTTTGAGTACAAAAGGAATATACAAGTATTTTTATGAGCCTGTCAAGTTTAAGGCTTTGGATGATGTGAGCTTTCAGGCATACAGAGGGGAGTTTCTTACTTTGGTTGGCAAAAGTGGTTCAGGGAAATCTACTTTGCTGTATTGTTTGAGTACGATGGATACTCGTTATGAAGGGGAATTATATATTTTGGGTGAAAATGTTACAGGCAAAAAAACAGATTATTTGGCTGAAATCAGAAACCATCATATAGGCTTTGTTTTTCAATTTCATTATTTATTGCCAGAGTTTACTTGTCTTAAAAATGTGATGATTCCAGCGTTGAAATTGGGCAATAGAAGTTATGAAGAAGTGGAAGAAAAAGCATATCAAAAACTTGAAATATTGGGACTCAAAGACCAAGCTTTGAAACCAGCCTCTAAACTCAGTGGAGGGCAACAACAAAGAGTTTCTATTGCAAGGGCTTTAATTAATGATCCTCAACTGATTATGTGTGATGAACCTACAGGCAATTTGGATAGTAAAAATACGCAAATTGTGTTTGATATATTCAAGCAACTCTCACAAGAATTCAATCAGACGATTATTGCCGTTACCCATGACAATGATTTTGCAAAAGCCAGTGATAGAACGATAGAACTGGCAGACGGAAAGATTATTTCTCATCACAAAGATTTTGAGGTTCCTCAAATTGAATAA
- a CDS encoding glyoxalase: protein MKLNAGILTEKLAESKAFYTNHLGFGVTFENEFYLLMHTPNHQAEISFLLPYHPTQHTFFHKPFQGEGVYLTIEVDDVDAIYTLLKNKGVEIKIEIRDEPWGDRHFAIADPNGIGIDIVKYSPPQN from the coding sequence ATGAAACTCAATGCTGGAATTCTCACAGAAAAATTGGCGGAAAGCAAAGCTTTTTACACCAATCACTTAGGTTTCGGAGTAACTTTTGAAAATGAATTTTACCTCCTGATGCACACACCCAATCATCAAGCAGAAATAAGCTTTTTGCTCCCTTATCATCCCACACAACATACATTTTTTCATAAACCATTTCAAGGTGAAGGAGTGTACTTGACCATAGAAGTGGATGATGTAGATGCTATTTACACTCTTTTAAAAAACAAGGGGGTGGAAATAAAAATTGAAATAAGAGATGAGCCTTGGGGAGATAGGCACTTTGCAATTGCAGACCCCAATGGGATAGGAATAGACATTGTAAAGTATTCGCCACCTCAAAATTGA
- a CDS encoding transcriptional regulator translates to MSHDFNIRNLYKPVQPTIKQVEKSVVYREELPQNDLQHIIYCYWELKTTESLQTSFSYRVVADGCIDIFFQLHEPTENFVMGFCKKYTEFLLDNTFHYIGVRFFPTMFPALFDIDAKELSNRFERLEGVVKEISDFIKNNFSGENSFEEVKTKLNKYFMIFLHKTTLSIDTRFQKAFHTILKNFGIVNIQIDLDIGLSPRQLRRYFEFYVGDTAKTFSQVVRFQSILNAKPSTQSLRENKVFFDLGYYDQAHFIKEFKNFYGVTPSKAFGR, encoded by the coding sequence ATGAGTCATGATTTTAACATCAGAAATCTTTATAAACCTGTTCAACCAACTATAAAACAGGTAGAGAAGAGTGTTGTTTATAGAGAAGAATTGCCTCAAAACGATCTTCAGCATATTATTTATTGTTATTGGGAGCTAAAAACAACTGAAAGCCTTCAAACATCATTTTCTTATAGAGTAGTAGCTGATGGTTGTATAGATATATTTTTTCAACTCCATGAACCCACAGAAAATTTTGTAATGGGATTTTGTAAGAAATATACAGAGTTTCTGCTTGATAATACTTTTCATTATATAGGTGTTCGCTTTTTTCCAACTATGTTTCCTGCTTTATTTGATATTGATGCCAAAGAACTGAGCAATCGTTTTGAAAGATTAGAAGGAGTAGTGAAAGAGATTTCAGATTTTATCAAAAATAATTTTTCAGGAGAAAATAGCTTTGAAGAAGTTAAAACGAAACTCAATAAGTATTTTATGATTTTTCTTCATAAAACTACTTTATCCATTGATACAAGATTCCAAAAAGCTTTTCATACTATCTTGAAAAATTTTGGAATTGTAAATATTCAAATAGACTTGGATATTGGTTTAAGTCCAAGACAATTACGTAGATATTTTGAATTTTATGTAGGTGATACTGCTAAAACTTTTAGTCAGGTAGTACGCTTTCAAAGTATTTTAAATGCAAAACCTTCTACACAAAGCCTTAGAGAAAACAAAGTATTTTTTGATTTAGGATATTATGATCAAGCTCATTTTATCAAAGAGTTTAAAAATTTTTATGGAGTAACGCCTTCTAAGGCTTTTGGGAGATAA
- a CDS encoding thioredoxin reductase, with amino-acid sequence MEVKERVKCFIIGSGPAGYTAAIYASRAGLNPVLYTGGQPGGQLTITNDVENYPGYPDGVVGPQMMMDFQRQAERFGTQVRNGVVTKVDFSGEIHKLTIDDSFIIEAETVIVSTGASAKWLGLESEQRLNSKGVSACAVCDGFFFRGQEVAVVGGGDTACEEASYLSKLCKKVYLIVRKDQMRASQIMQKRVLNTPNIEILWNSVTEEILGEDKVEGMRIKNTVTNELKDYPVTGFFVAIGHQPNTNIFKGILDMDESGYLITEKGSTRTNIEGVFACGDAQDNVYRQAVTAAGTGCMAALDAERYLATKEAELA; translated from the coding sequence ATGGAAGTTAAAGAACGAGTAAAATGTTTTATTATAGGCTCTGGACCAGCAGGTTATACAGCAGCTATTTATGCTTCAAGAGCAGGATTGAACCCAGTGCTTTATACAGGTGGTCAGCCTGGTGGACAGCTTACTATTACCAATGATGTAGAAAATTACCCTGGTTATCCTGATGGAGTAGTAGGACCTCAAATGATGATGGATTTCCAACGCCAAGCTGAGCGTTTTGGTACACAAGTACGCAATGGAGTAGTTACAAAAGTAGATTTTTCAGGAGAAATACATAAACTTACCATAGATGACAGCTTTATTATTGAAGCTGAAACAGTAATTGTTTCAACAGGAGCATCAGCAAAATGGTTAGGTTTGGAATCTGAACAACGTTTGAATAGCAAAGGTGTTTCTGCTTGTGCTGTTTGTGATGGATTCTTTTTCAGAGGGCAAGAAGTGGCAGTAGTAGGTGGTGGCGATACAGCCTGCGAAGAGGCAAGCTACCTTTCTAAACTTTGTAAAAAAGTATATCTCATTGTTCGTAAAGACCAGATGAGAGCTTCACAAATTATGCAAAAAAGAGTTTTAAACACACCTAATATCGAAATTCTTTGGAATTCGGTTACAGAAGAAATTTTAGGTGAAGATAAAGTAGAAGGGATGCGTATTAAAAATACTGTTACAAACGAATTAAAAGATTATCCTGTTACAGGTTTCTTTGTAGCCATTGGACATCAGCCCAATACAAATATTTTCAAAGGTATTCTGGATATGGATGAAAGTGGTTATCTAATTACAGAAAAAGGTTCTACTCGTACCAATATCGAAGGTGTTTTTGCTTGTGGAGATGCTCAAGACAATGTGTATCGTCAGGCTGTAACAGCAGCAGGAACAGGTTGTATGGCAGCTTTGGACGCTGAAAGATACTTGGCTACCAAAGAGGCTGAATTAGCTTAA
- a CDS encoding succinyl-CoA--3-ketoacid-CoA transferase, translating to MPLDKNGIAKRIAKELKDGYYVNLGIGIPTLVANYIPEGMNVVLQSENGLLGIGPFPTEAEVNPDLINAGKQTITMVDGSSLFSSSDSFAMIRGGHVDLTILGAMEVDENGDIANWKIPGKMVKGMGGAMDLVSSAKNIIVAMQQVNKAGESKLLSKCTLPLTGTRCVKKIVTELGVYEVLPEGGFKLLEKAADVSLDQIKAATEGKLIIEGDIPDIAV from the coding sequence ATGCCTTTAGATAAAAACGGAATTGCTAAAAGAATAGCCAAAGAATTGAAAGATGGTTATTACGTAAATTTGGGTATTGGAATACCGACACTTGTTGCAAACTACATTCCAGAAGGAATGAATGTGGTTTTACAATCCGAAAATGGTTTATTAGGAATAGGACCTTTTCCCACAGAAGCCGAAGTGAATCCAGATTTGATTAATGCTGGTAAACAGACTATTACGATGGTAGACGGTTCATCATTGTTCAGTTCTTCTGATAGTTTTGCCATGATTCGTGGAGGACATGTAGATTTGACCATTTTGGGAGCTATGGAAGTAGATGAAAATGGTGATATTGCCAACTGGAAAATCCCAGGGAAAATGGTAAAAGGTATGGGAGGAGCGATGGATTTGGTTTCATCTGCCAAAAATATTATTGTTGCCATGCAACAAGTAAATAAAGCAGGAGAGTCCAAACTCTTATCAAAATGTACATTACCTCTGACGGGTACTCGTTGTGTAAAGAAAATTGTTACTGAATTGGGTGTATATGAGGTACTTCCAGAAGGAGGGTTTAAACTACTTGAAAAAGCTGCTGATGTAAGTCTTGACCAAATCAAGGCAGCTACTGAAGGTAAATTGATTATTGAGGGCGATATTCCAGACATTGCAGTATAA
- a CDS encoding ABC transporter: MNILSADNISKQFGDRYLLKNVTLGVLKGQKIALVGSNGSGKTTLLNILTGSILPDEGKVATRKDVKIGFLSQNPQFDEKLSIADTIFTSENPQQKAIKAYEQALLHPEKPEALQKSLEMMDDLQAWDYEIKIKQILGKLDIHDLDKKISELSGGQKKRVALAYFLIDDPDLLILDEPTNHLDVETIEWLEYQLSMSEKSLLLVSHDRYFLDKVCNKIVELDFGQIYHYEGNYGYFLEKKAEREAIEQSEIQKAKNLFRKELEWIRKQPKARGTKAKYRIDNFYKIQEKAQSGKQEQNLQIDTKTSRLGNKILELKDVYKKYGVQKIAENLTYTFQKGEKIGIVGVNGVGKSTLLKMITGQIAPDQGTIELGETVKLGYYSQDELKYQEGQRVLDFIKEIAEVVTLGNGETITASQFLNRFLFSPEVQYKPIEKLSGGEKRRLQLMQVLIQNPNFLILDEPTNDLDIQTLNILEEFLENFQGCLLLVSHDRYFMDKLVEHLFILEGEGKIKDFNGNYSDYRNWLDEQTEQEKMQEKNKSEKIETKIEPTITASVSKRKLSFKEKQEFESLEKEIKQLEQKKAQLVEKLNVGEGSHEDLINWAKEIEQISSLLDEKEIRWLELSE, from the coding sequence ATGAATATACTTTCAGCTGATAATATTTCTAAACAATTTGGTGACCGTTATTTACTCAAAAATGTTACATTGGGAGTCTTAAAAGGGCAAAAAATAGCTTTAGTAGGAAGCAATGGTTCAGGTAAAACAACTCTTTTGAATATACTGACTGGCTCAATATTGCCCGATGAGGGCAAAGTAGCCACTCGAAAAGATGTGAAAATTGGATTTTTAAGCCAGAATCCACAATTTGATGAAAAACTAAGTATTGCAGATACTATTTTTACATCTGAAAACCCTCAACAAAAGGCTATCAAAGCTTACGAACAAGCTCTTTTACATCCAGAAAAGCCTGAGGCCTTACAAAAATCTTTAGAAATGATGGATGATTTGCAGGCTTGGGATTATGAAATTAAAATTAAACAGATTTTAGGAAAACTGGATATCCATGATTTAGATAAAAAGATTTCAGAGCTTTCAGGTGGACAGAAAAAGCGAGTAGCTTTGGCATACTTCCTAATTGACGACCCTGACTTGCTGATATTGGATGAGCCTACCAACCATTTGGATGTAGAAACGATTGAATGGCTTGAGTACCAATTGAGTATGTCTGAAAAGTCTCTATTGCTGGTTAGTCACGATAGATACTTTTTAGATAAAGTTTGTAATAAAATTGTAGAACTCGATTTTGGACAAATCTATCATTACGAAGGAAATTATGGTTACTTCTTAGAGAAAAAAGCAGAGAGAGAGGCTATTGAACAATCTGAAATCCAGAAAGCTAAAAATCTTTTCAGAAAAGAACTCGAATGGATTCGTAAACAACCCAAAGCAAGAGGTACAAAAGCTAAATATAGAATTGATAATTTCTATAAAATTCAGGAAAAGGCTCAATCAGGTAAACAAGAACAAAACCTTCAGATTGATACAAAAACAAGTCGTTTGGGGAATAAAATTTTAGAATTAAAAGATGTTTATAAAAAATACGGTGTTCAGAAAATAGCAGAAAACCTAACTTATACATTCCAAAAAGGTGAAAAAATAGGTATTGTAGGGGTTAATGGAGTAGGTAAGTCAACACTTCTCAAAATGATAACTGGACAGATTGCACCAGACCAAGGAACTATCGAATTGGGTGAAACTGTGAAGTTGGGATATTACTCACAAGACGAACTCAAGTACCAAGAAGGACAAAGAGTTTTAGATTTTATCAAGGAAATAGCCGAAGTAGTAACTTTAGGTAATGGTGAAACCATTACGGCATCACAATTTCTAAATCGTTTTTTGTTTTCGCCTGAAGTACAATATAAACCCATTGAAAAATTGAGTGGAGGAGAGAAGAGACGTTTACAACTGATGCAAGTACTGATTCAAAATCCTAATTTTCTGATATTGGATGAGCCTACCAATGATTTAGACATCCAGACACTCAATATTTTAGAAGAATTTCTTGAAAACTTTCAAGGGTGTTTGTTATTGGTTAGTCACGACCGTTATTTTATGGATAAATTGGTTGAACATCTTTTTATTTTAGAAGGAGAAGGTAAAATCAAAGATTTTAATGGTAATTATTCTGATTATAGAAACTGGCTTGATGAACAGACAGAACAAGAAAAAATGCAAGAAAAAAATAAATCAGAGAAAATAGAGACTAAAATAGAACCAACAATCACTGCCAGTGTTTCCAAACGTAAACTAAGTTTCAAAGAAAAGCAAGAATTTGAAAGTTTAGAAAAAGAAATCAAGCAACTTGAACAGAAAAAAGCTCAATTAGTGGAAAAACTTAATGTTGGTGAAGGCTCACATGAAGATTTGATAAATTGGGCTAAAGAAATTGAACAGATTTCAAGCCTCTTGGATGAAAAAGAAATACGTTGGTTAGAATTGAGTGAGTAA
- a CDS encoding LytTR family transcriptional regulator, with the protein MKIVIIEDEKLTAKDLHRTITNVEPDAEILAILYSVEEAIEYLGKNKEIDLIFSDIQLGDGLSFEIFEKTQNQIPVIFCTAYNDYALEAFKTVGIDYLLKPFTPQAVGKAFEKYFHLKEKLTPQSDFSGLMNALKQQLAPIKLPSVILQQGDKIVPLEGDKIAFFFIEDDYVFAYTFDQKKHILSQKLDALEKTFAPQFFRANRQFLINRKAVKDASHFFHRKVVVNLNIPFDEQIIVGKLKVTAFVDWLANQ; encoded by the coding sequence ATGAAAATTGTAATCATAGAAGATGAAAAACTAACTGCCAAGGATTTACATAGAACCATTACAAATGTAGAGCCTGATGCTGAAATTTTGGCTATTTTGTATTCTGTAGAAGAGGCTATTGAATACTTAGGTAAAAATAAAGAAATAGACCTGATTTTTTCTGATATTCAGTTGGGAGATGGTTTGAGTTTTGAAATTTTTGAAAAAACGCAAAATCAAATTCCTGTAATTTTCTGCACAGCCTATAACGATTATGCTTTGGAGGCTTTTAAAACTGTGGGAATAGATTATTTATTAAAACCTTTTACGCCACAAGCTGTTGGAAAGGCTTTTGAAAAGTATTTTCATCTCAAAGAGAAATTAACTCCTCAAAGCGATTTCTCGGGATTGATGAATGCTCTCAAACAACAGCTTGCCCCTATCAAATTACCTTCTGTAATTCTCCAACAAGGCGATAAAATTGTTCCTTTGGAAGGCGATAAAATAGCCTTCTTTTTTATTGAGGACGATTATGTATTTGCTTACACTTTCGATCAAAAAAAGCACATTCTCTCACAAAAATTAGATGCTTTAGAGAAAACCTTCGCTCCTCAATTTTTCAGGGCAAACAGGCAATTTCTTATCAATAGGAAAGCTGTAAAAGATGCTTCTCATTTTTTTCATAGAAAGGTAGTTGTAAACCTCAATATACCTTTTGATGAGCAAATTATTGTTGGAAAGCTCAAAGTAACAGCCTTTGTAGATTGGCTTGCTAATCAATAG
- a CDS encoding collagen-binding protein yields MKLLRSKYIIICILLNPLFLFAQQKFTISGNIRDKSSGEDLIGATITVKELSGVGAITNEYGFYSLSLPQGKYTLKIFYVGYLEKLDDINLEKNIKMDISLESETAIQSIEIKETKENENITKTNMGTERLDIKEIAKIPVLFGEKDILKTIQLLPGVKSAGEGNSGFHVRGGGADQNLILLDEAPVYNASHLLGFFSTFNSDAIKDATIIKGNAPAHYGGRLSSVLDVRMREGNNQKFQTSGGIGLISSRLSVEGPIQKDKSSFMISGRRTYADLFLKASPDYSDYSLYFYDLNMKANYRINENNRIYVSGYFGRDKLGLSEDFGIDWGNKTATIRWNSIVNSKWFSNTSFIYSDYNYEFKISGNGNSFSNRSEIKDWNLKQEFQFFPNNKNSWRFGFNSIHHTITPSRIENNETDNQAKQSRFGWENAIYANNTFLASSKFSMDYGLRLSSYSILGEGVYNLYNGDIKTDSVTLSKGEFGKTYFNVEPRLSFNYIINEQTSLKMGYARNTQNLHLLSNSTSSNPTDQWIGNSYNIKPEIADQVSFGYFKNLKDNTYELSSEVYYKSMQNQVDYKNGADINTSPDVESELLYGIGRAYGLELLFKKKKGRFTGWLSYTLSRTERKIDGINEGDWYVAKQDRTHDISLVGIYQLSPKWSLSGNFVYYTGNAVTFPSGKYNVAGNTVYYYTERNGYRMPAYHRFDLSATYENQRKGRFQSSWNFSIYNAYGRQNAYTITFEDDPNNPARTRAVQTSLFRWVPSVTYNFKF; encoded by the coding sequence ATGAAACTACTCAGAAGCAAATACATTATTATTTGTATTTTACTCAATCCACTATTCTTATTTGCCCAGCAAAAATTTACCATTAGTGGCAATATCCGTGATAAATCTTCTGGTGAAGATTTAATAGGAGCAACCATTACTGTCAAAGAGCTTTCAGGAGTAGGAGCCATTACAAACGAATATGGCTTTTATTCTCTTTCTTTACCACAAGGAAAATACACACTCAAGATTTTTTATGTGGGTTATTTGGAGAAACTTGATGATATCAATCTCGAAAAAAACATAAAAATGGATATTTCATTAGAAAGTGAAACAGCTATCCAAAGTATCGAAATCAAAGAAACCAAAGAAAATGAGAATATCACCAAAACCAATATGGGTACAGAAAGGCTTGATATTAAAGAGATTGCTAAAATACCTGTTTTATTTGGAGAAAAAGACATTCTCAAAACTATTCAACTTTTACCTGGGGTAAAATCGGCAGGTGAAGGAAATAGTGGATTTCATGTAAGAGGTGGTGGAGCAGACCAAAATCTAATTTTATTAGATGAGGCTCCTGTTTACAATGCCTCGCATTTGTTAGGTTTTTTTAGCACATTCAATAGTGATGCCATTAAAGATGCTACTATTATCAAGGGAAATGCTCCTGCTCATTATGGTGGAAGGCTTTCTTCTGTTTTGGATGTACGTATGCGAGAGGGTAATAATCAAAAATTTCAGACATCAGGAGGAATTGGCTTGATTAGTAGCCGACTGAGTGTAGAAGGTCCTATTCAAAAAGATAAATCTTCTTTCATGATTTCAGGACGTAGAACATACGCAGACTTGTTTTTAAAGGCAAGTCCTGATTATTCGGATTATAGCCTTTATTTCTACGATTTGAACATGAAAGCCAATTATCGTATCAATGAAAACAACAGAATATATGTTTCAGGGTATTTTGGAAGAGACAAACTGGGTTTGAGTGAAGATTTTGGAATAGATTGGGGAAATAAAACAGCTACCATTCGTTGGAATAGCATTGTAAACTCAAAATGGTTCTCTAATACATCTTTTATTTACAGCGACTATAACTATGAGTTTAAAATTTCGGGCAATGGCAATAGTTTTTCTAACCGTTCTGAGATTAAAGACTGGAATCTCAAACAAGAGTTTCAATTTTTCCCAAATAACAAAAACTCATGGAGGTTTGGATTTAATAGTATTCATCATACAATTACGCCAAGCCGTATAGAGAACAATGAAACTGATAATCAGGCAAAACAAAGCCGTTTTGGATGGGAAAATGCCATATATGCCAATAACACATTTTTAGCCAGTTCAAAATTCAGTATGGATTATGGGCTTCGTTTATCTTCTTATAGCATTTTAGGGGAAGGTGTTTATAATTTGTACAATGGTGATATTAAGACTGATAGTGTGACTTTATCGAAAGGTGAATTTGGCAAAACATACTTCAATGTAGAACCTCGATTGTCTTTCAATTACATCATCAATGAGCAAACCAGTTTAAAAATGGGATATGCTCGAAACACCCAGAATTTACATTTATTGAGCAATTCAACCAGCTCTAATCCCACAGACCAGTGGATTGGGAACAGTTATAACATCAAACCAGAAATAGCTGACCAAGTAAGTTTTGGGTATTTTAAAAATTTAAAAGATAACACCTATGAACTCAGTTCGGAAGTATATTATAAATCTATGCAAAACCAAGTTGATTATAAAAATGGAGCTGATATCAATACCTCTCCTGATGTAGAAAGTGAATTGTTGTATGGTATTGGGAGAGCTTATGGCTTAGAATTGCTTTTCAAGAAGAAAAAAGGAAGATTTACAGGCTGGCTGAGTTATACTTTATCAAGAACCGAAAGAAAAATTGATGGAATCAATGAGGGAGATTGGTATGTAGCCAAACAAGACAGAACTCATGATATTTCTTTGGTAGGGATTTATCAATTATCTCCCAAATGGTCACTCTCAGGTAATTTTGTCTATTATACAGGCAATGCTGTTACTTTTCCGAGTGGAAAGTACAATGTAGCAGGCAATACAGTGTATTATTATACTGAAAGAAATGGTTATAGAATGCCCGCTTATCATAGATTTGATTTGAGTGCTACGTATGAGAATCAGCGAAAAGGCAGATTTCAAAGCTCATGGAATTTTTCAATTTATAATGCTTATGGAAGGCAAAATGCTTACACCATTACATTTGAAGATGACCCGAACAATCCTGCTCGAACAAGAGCTGTTCAAACATCTTTATTTCGTTGGGTGCCTAGTGTAACATATAATTTCAAATTTTAA
- a CDS encoding SAM-dependent methyltransferase, with product MQFMLFLIPNLLAPDTHSQVLPVYVSETVKTIQHFIVEDVRNARRFISSLRLGLKIEELFFYEMGKHSQFEHLESVLKLLQKGENVGLLSEAGCPAVADPGAKIVAWAQEKDIRVVPMVGASSILLALMGSGFNGQSFCFQGYLPINKQERIERIKYLEKLVYAEKQTQIFIEAPFRNDSVLDAILQNCQSTTKICIAINITSPEEKIITKPVSYWKKNKPGLHKIPCVFLMYQ from the coding sequence ATACAATTCATGCTTTTTTTAATTCCTAATTTGCTTGCACCTGATACTCACAGCCAAGTGTTGCCAGTGTACGTTTCTGAAACTGTTAAAACCATTCAACATTTTATTGTAGAGGATGTTCGGAATGCCCGTAGATTTATCAGCAGCCTTCGTTTGGGACTCAAAATTGAAGAGTTATTTTTTTATGAAATGGGTAAACACAGCCAATTTGAGCATTTGGAATCTGTTTTGAAACTACTTCAAAAAGGTGAAAATGTTGGCTTGCTTTCAGAAGCGGGTTGCCCTGCTGTTGCCGACCCTGGTGCAAAAATAGTGGCTTGGGCTCAAGAAAAAGACATCAGAGTTGTACCTATGGTTGGAGCGTCTTCTATTTTACTAGCTCTGATGGGTTCTGGTTTCAATGGGCAAAGCTTTTGTTTTCAAGGGTATCTACCTATCAACAAACAAGAACGAATTGAAAGAATTAAATATCTTGAAAAATTAGTGTATGCAGAAAAGCAAACGCAAATTTTTATAGAAGCACCTTTCCGAAACGATTCTGTTTTGGATGCCATTCTTCAGAACTGCCAAAGTACCACCAAAATTTGTATAGCTATCAATATCACAAGCCCCGAAGAGAAAATTATAACCAAACCTGTTTCGTACTGGAAAAAGAACAAACCCGGTTTGCACAAAATACCTTGTGTATTCTTGATGTATCAGTAG